One Cucurbita pepo subsp. pepo cultivar mu-cu-16 chromosome LG20, ASM280686v2, whole genome shotgun sequence genomic window carries:
- the LOC111782975 gene encoding uncharacterized protein LOC111782975, protein MSKKKVSGNTMTLKDFHGGSIPTDLPLPSAPGVNVRPSDRTSFDRPTSWGNPMNRSDPRSRPHSSPATRHFDDKTPFLAPTAHIGRNFDEDERKPLGGVTSPRRTISDESIRVLPSRSELKPDYESSGRRFAPMSQFPTAGVVNSYAGRVSDALHAGAISQNLGGGSGMAFSGSHPNAWQARKEVVSRVNEHSHSAWDEPSTVSKLAHASALEKVSSGRWQSKQSVHYQTDVVVAASSEPDIKVQPKGYGSSVGRVDGLYGREHRDASLARHAERGLGIDNETEAHRQDLSEHDRVAVPKYHPVKERSSKMDAAVVQNSDPNQMAGGRGSDLLHPVSSLVSERPKLKLLPRTKPLAGSEPNTVDHTQMISDAVTAENVNEMYGNSISVKPSSAGSESGKEGIERPKLNLKPRSQSTEQSEGNSGRDRIALFGGARPREQVLKERGLENTTINNNDLVQNSERIDENFSRTERVQGPPVPVHQSGKMENPSFDRRIGKEGERKDNRADPEMQRRNFRDNRRKNRETEKQQQQQLERPPSPETWRKPAEQQQPKPASNAVGLRYGKVASALELAQAFSRSVSDSNVPDRVPSQRNLPGRSQMPFSRLMGPSPRPQINGY, encoded by the exons ATGTCGAAGAAGAAAGTCAGTGGTAATACTATGACGCTCAAGGACTTCCACGGCGGCTCTATCCCCACTGATCTCCCTCTCCCGTCTGCTCCTGGGGT AAACGTTAGACCTTCGGATCGAACTAGTTTCGATCGTCCTACATCGTGGGGGAACCCAATGAACAGGTCGGACCCTCGGTCTAGGCCGCATTCCTCTCCGGCAACCAGGCATTTTGATGACAAAACTCCATTTCTCGCTCCTACTGCACACATTGGCCGGAATTTCGACGAGGATGAAAGGAAGCCCCTCGGCGGTGTAACTTCCCCACGTCGAACCATCAGCGATGAGAGCATTAGGGTTCTGCCTAGTCGTTCAGAGTTAAAGCCTGATTATGAATCCAGTGGGAGGAGGTTCGCTCCGATGTCGCAGTTCCCAACTGCTGGTGTGGTAAATTCGTACGCAGGGAGAGTCAGTGACGCCCTCCACGCAGGGGCAATTTCTCAGAATTTAGGTGGCGGCAGCGGGATGGCTTTTTCTGGGTCTCATCCAAATGCTTGGCAAGCAAGGAAGGAGGTGGTTTCTAGGGTTAACGAGCATTCACATTCTGCATGGGATGAACCGAGCACTGTCTCAAAGCTTGCTCACGCTAGTGCTCTCGAAAAGGTGTCTTCAGGGAGGTGGCAGTCAAAGCAGTCCGTTCATTATCAAACGGATGTTGTCGTTGCTGCATCCTCGGAACCGGATATTAAAGTACAGCCAAAGGGTTATGGTAGTTCCGTTGGCAGGGTGGATGGATTGTATGGTAGGGAACATCGTGACGCATCATTAGCTAGGCATGCTGAAAGAGGACTTGGCATAGATAATGAAACTGAGGCACATAGACAAGATTTATCAGAGCATGATAGGGTCGCAGTCCCTAAATATCATCCTGTAAAAGAGAGATCTTCCAAAATGGATGCTGCTGTAGTTCAAAATTCTGATCCTAATCAAATGGCTGGTGGACGTGGATCTGATTTGCTTCATCCTGTGAGTTCATTAGTGTCAGAGCGCCCAAAGTTGAAATTACTTCCAAGAACAAAGCCATTGGCAGGCTCAGAACCAAATACTGTTGATCATACGCAG ATGATTTCTGATGCTGTTACTGCTGAAAATGTGAATGAAATGTATGGAAATTCAATTTCTGTGAAACCTAGCTCAGCTGGCTCTGAGAGTGGGAAGGAGGGAATTGAGCGTccaaaattgaatttgaagccTCGTTCACAATCCACTGAACAATCGGAAGGAAATTCTGGGAGAGACAG GATTGCGTTGTTTGGTGGTGCTCGCCCACGGGAGCAG GTTCTGAAGGAACGAGGGCTTGAAAATACCACAATTAACAACAATGATCTTGTACAAAATTCCGAAAG GATTGACGAAAATTTTTCAAGGACTGAAAGGGTTCAAGGACCCCCTGTTCCTGTGCATCAGTCTGGAAAAATGGAGAATCCATCTTTTGATCGAAGGATAGGTAAGGAGGGTGAGAGGAAGGATAACAGGGCAGATCCAGAGATGCAAAGGAGGAATTTCCGTGATAACCGAAGGAAGAATAGAGAAACTGAAAaacaacagcagcagcagctggAGCGGCCACCTTCACCAGAGACTTGGCGCAAGCCTGCTGAGCAGCAGCAGCCGAAACCTGCCTCAAACGCTGTTGGTTTGCGTTATGGGAAAGTAGCTTCTGCCCTTGAGCTGGCTCAAGCCTTCTCTAGATCAGTCTCAGATTCTAACGTGCCCGATAGGGTTCCCAGTCAAAGGAACCTGCCAGGCCGGTCTCAGATGCCTTTTTCGCGCCTAATGGGTCCATCCCCTAGACCTCAAATTAATGGTTATTAA